One segment of Babylonia areolata isolate BAREFJ2019XMU chromosome 24, ASM4173473v1, whole genome shotgun sequence DNA contains the following:
- the LOC143298653 gene encoding uncharacterized protein LOC143298653, producing MAAPEEGTGTLLNPLHIPPCLPVVHILPPSSSTTTPTPLPVLVPSLSPTTDPCGDSVLQPAIFSPTAATVPGLAQPVRCGGPVGKTRDVNSLMEELSLQSEEELLAFVQEGLRKCAIESAQNSVQGPCQEEVGKVMTVVRERWAAGSLSPAVKSLLGSLVKALRDQNVAEARELHLLLVTSHSSEISDWSDVVKKMVQELGTKESRFELRRLAEQNHVFSDPPVTDKVTETGEVEFPASDLNTQAEGRR from the exons ATGGCAGCTCCCGAGGAGG GAACAGGGACACTGCTGAACCCCCTCCACATTCCCCCATGTCTGCCTGTGGTGCACATCCTCCCccccagcagcagcaccaccacccccacacccctcccagtcCTCGTCCCCTCCCTCAGCCCCACCACTGACCCCTGTGGGGACTCGGTGCTGCAGCCCGCCATCTTCTCTCCCACGGCCGCCACTGTGCCCGGCCTGGCTCAGCCTGTCAGGTGTGGTGGGCCTGTGGGGAAGACAAGGGATGTGAACAGCTTGATGGAGGAACTGTCACTGCAGTCAGAAGAAGAGTTGTTGGCGTTTGTGCAGGAAGGCCTTAGAAAGTGTGCAATAGAATCTGCACAGAATTCCGTCCAG GGTCCAtgccaggaggaggtggggaaggtgatgacagtggtgagggagaggtgggCAGCAGGCAGCTTGTCCCCAGCTGTCAAAAGTCTCCTGGGCAGTCTGGTCAAAG caCTGAGGGACCAGAATGTGGCAGAAGCCCGGGAGCTGCATCTCTTGTTGGTGACCAGCCACAGCAGTGAG ATCAGTGACTGGTCAGATGTTGTCAAGAAAATGGTTCAGGAACTGGGCACCAAAGAATCACGCTTTGAGCTGAGACGCCTGGCTGAACAAAACCATGTTTTTTCTGACCCCCCTGTCACTGACAAGGTGACAGAAACTGGTGAGGTGGAGTTTCCAGCCAGCGACCTGAACACACAGGCAGAAGGAAGAaggtga